The Campylobacter curvus genome includes the window ACGATAAAAGAGGGCGCGCTAAATCTCATAAACTACGCAAGGACGAACCCAAAGCCCCTAGTTATCGGCACTACGGGGCTTGGCGAGGAGGGTGCTGGAGTGCTAAATTTAGCCGCGAACGCGATGCCTATCCTTTACGCCACAAATATGAGCCTAGGCGTAGCCGTACTAAATCGGCTCGCCAGCCTCGCGGCTAAAACTCTCGCGGAATTTGATATCGAGATCGTCGAGCAGCACCACAGACACAAAAAGGACGCCCCAAGCGGCACGGCTCTCACACTTGCCGAGTACGCTGCAAACGCTCGCGGGCTAAATTTAAAAGACGTCATCGTCACGGGTCGCGACGGGCTAGTGGGGGCTAGGAGCAAAGACGAGATCGCAGTGCTCGCCGTGCGCGGTGGTGACGTGGTCGGACGGCATACGATCGGTTTTTATAACGATGGCGAGTTCATCGAGATAAATCACACCGCGACAAGCCGCGCGACCTTCGCCAAAGGAGCGATAAAAGCCGCCGTGTGGCTTAGCTCGCAAAAAAACGGGCTTTATAGTATATATAATTGTTTGGGATTGTAAAATTTAGAATAAATTTAGGCGGCTTGCTTTTGCAAACCGCCCGTTTAGCTACTTTTGGCTATCGATTTTTTTAAGATTTTCCTGCGCTTCTTTGATGAAGTCGTCCTTTTTGAGGCTCTCGATCTGCTCTTTTGTAAGCGGAGTGGATTTTTCAAAATGCGAATCGACTCTCATTTTTTGATTGCCGTCTTTATCTAATCCCACCCTAAGTGGTTTTAATGTAAAATTTACTGATAAATCACTTAAAGGTAATTTATGTCATTTGCGCAGCGTATCGATACCGACTCTTTTGAAAATTTAAAAAAGCTCGTAATATATTAAGAGGCGATGGCAATGAGGCGTATTATCATGCTAAAACGCCAAGTATCGGATACGGCTTTGATCTAAACGATAAAAATATCTTAAAAATAATCTGCGATGAAATTTACGAAAGTTCTCCTCCAGATAAAAACGAGCTAAGCGGGCTTTATGAGACTATAAAAGGTGTAAATCCAAAAACAAATGAAAACTTAGCTAATGCCATAGATAGATATCTGGATACTATCCGTCTTGCTGATAAAAAGGGCGATAAACCCAAGAAAAAGGACACTTCCTCTTCGAGCGCCCAAAGAAAATTTCCCGCCTTTAAATTTAACTTTGAGAGACAAAAGCAGAGGGTCTTTATAAAGATATTGGAGCTTTTTAGGCAAAATCTCGATGGCAGTGTCTCATATTCGCCTATTGAACCGTTACGGAGCGAATTTAACGAAACTTCGCAAAGTAGCAAAGAATCTTAGCCCTTATGGCGTCGATGTATATTTCAAATCAAACCGCACCCGCCCTTAGTGATGATGTCAAATACGCCCTTCGTGATAAAAGCAGACTTAAAACCTGGTACACCTTAAGATACGATAACGCTTCTTTAAGTATGAAAAGAGCCCGTGATATGTTTGTCATTTCAAACCGCTTCGGTTTGTTTGAAAGCGATAGCGGTTTTACTCCCGCCGCTTCGAGTGCGCCTGATGTAAATGATATAGACGTATCGTTTAAAGAGTGTATCGATGTTTTTAGCTTTTTAAATATCGCCAAATCCCCATTTGCAAAGGATAAAACGTATCTTTCGTATATGAAATGCTACGAAGAGGATATGAAATTTACTCGGGATGTGGATATGGCGGAACAAGGCGCAACTCCCTCGATCAAACCCGAACGATTAAAGAGTATGCCGCGTCTTCAAATAATATTGACGGCGAGTATGTGAAATTCGGTGAAATTCTAAAGCCCTTTTGCGATAAGATAAATAGTATTTTAAAAGAGGCTTCGCCTCATACCTTCGCTCTTAAAAACATCTACTGCGTAGATACGTTAAATCCGTGGTCTCACAACGCCGCAAGGATAAATAAGCTCTTAAAGCAAAGAAGCATAGAGGGGGAATTTAAAAAAGGTGAAAAGACTAATATATTAATCGTCATCCCTAGCCCCACTCCCACACCCATACGGATAAAG containing:
- the dapB gene encoding 4-hydroxy-tetrahydrodipicolinate reductase; the protein is MVNIGIHGASGKMGQMIINCLKGSKDAKLTALYTIEPLESAPEGVIVTNDLNELFANCDVVIDFTIKEGALNLINYARTNPKPLVIGTTGLGEEGAGVLNLAANAMPILYATNMSLGVAVLNRLASLAAKTLAEFDIEIVEQHHRHKKDAPSGTALTLAEYAANARGLNLKDVIVTGRDGLVGARSKDEIAVLAVRGGDVVGRHTIGFYNDGEFIEINHTATSRATFAKGAIKAAVWLSSQKNGLYSIYNCLGL